In one Methylocaldum szegediense genomic region, the following are encoded:
- the rbbA gene encoding ribosome-associated ATPase/putative transporter RbbA yields MSTAALGEPVARIEHVTLRYGDRIALDDLSLEIPGNRMVGLIGPDGVGKSSLISLITGARAIRQGRIQVLGGDIADKRHRRALYPRIAYMPQGLGKNLYPTLSVFENVDFFGRLFGQGEAERRERIAELLESTGLAPFRDRPAGKLSGGMKQKLGLCCALIHDPDLLVLDEPTTGVDPLSRAQFWELIDRLRARHTGMSILVSTAYMEEAERFDWLVAMDAGRVLATGNAAELRARTGADTLEAAFIRLMPEEKRKRHRPVVIPPRETGGAREIAIEAQGLTMRFGDFVAVDQVDLSIERGEIFGFLGSNGCGKTTTMKMLTGLLPPSEGEARLFGRVVDARNLETRKRVGYMSQAFSLYSELTVRQNLELHAKLFHLPDAEIPARVAEVAERFLLTTVMDALPDALPLGLRQRLSLAVAVIHKPDLLILDEPTSGVDPIARDMFWQLMIDLARRDRVTIFISTHFMNEAERCDRVSLMHAGKVLASDAPAVLVERSGRATLEEAFIDYLKRASGDDDPPAAPLPPPAPRNAAPAHTAAARFSPLRLFSYSWREMLELRRDPLRGAISLFGTVLLMFIMGYGISMDVEDLNFAVLDRDQTTLSSNYILNLAGSRYFIERPPIADYDELDRRMRSGELSLALEIPPNFARDVARGDTVRIGTWIDGAMPSRAENVHGYVQAMHQGWLMEQARLRDTGRLPPGLISIEARYRYNPDVKSLPAMVPAVIPILLMLIPAMLTALSVVREKELGSILNLYVTPVTKLEFLVGKQLPYIAMAMVNFLLLCVLAVYVFDVPLKGDFLLLTVGALFYVTAATGLGLLISAFTRTQIAAIFATTIATIIPASQFSGMLDPVSSLTGGARLIGEVYPTTYFLIISRGTFSKALGFADLGFSLLPLALAIPVILILSIALLKKQER; encoded by the coding sequence ATGAGCACTGCTGCCCTTGGGGAGCCCGTCGCCCGAATCGAGCATGTCACCCTGCGCTACGGCGACAGAATCGCCCTCGATGATTTGAGTCTGGAGATTCCGGGCAACCGGATGGTCGGTCTGATCGGCCCGGACGGCGTTGGGAAATCCAGCCTGATCTCGCTAATAACCGGGGCGCGAGCGATACGGCAGGGCCGGATCCAAGTGCTAGGCGGCGATATTGCGGACAAGCGGCATCGGCGCGCGCTGTATCCGCGCATCGCCTATATGCCGCAAGGATTGGGCAAGAATCTTTACCCAACCTTGTCGGTATTCGAGAACGTCGATTTCTTCGGCCGGCTGTTCGGGCAGGGGGAAGCGGAACGTCGGGAGCGTATAGCCGAATTGTTGGAAAGCACCGGTCTCGCACCGTTCCGAGATCGCCCCGCGGGAAAGCTTTCGGGCGGCATGAAACAGAAACTCGGGCTTTGTTGCGCGCTGATTCACGACCCCGACCTTTTGGTGCTGGACGAGCCGACCACCGGGGTCGATCCCTTGTCGAGGGCGCAGTTCTGGGAACTGATCGACCGGTTACGCGCACGCCACACAGGCATGAGCATCCTGGTTTCGACCGCTTACATGGAAGAGGCGGAGCGTTTCGACTGGCTGGTGGCCATGGATGCGGGCCGGGTTCTCGCAACCGGCAATGCGGCCGAGCTCCGCGCCCGCACCGGTGCGGACACGCTAGAGGCGGCGTTCATACGGCTGATGCCGGAGGAAAAGCGCAAGCGCCATCGGCCCGTGGTGATTCCGCCGCGCGAAACCGGCGGCGCAAGAGAAATCGCGATCGAGGCTCAGGGGCTGACCATGCGCTTCGGCGATTTCGTCGCGGTCGATCAGGTCGACCTCAGCATCGAGCGTGGTGAGATTTTCGGGTTTCTGGGCTCGAACGGCTGCGGTAAGACGACCACGATGAAAATGCTCACCGGACTTCTGCCGCCCAGCGAAGGCGAGGCGCGACTGTTCGGCCGGGTGGTCGACGCCCGCAATCTGGAAACCCGCAAGCGCGTCGGCTACATGTCCCAGGCCTTTTCCCTGTATTCCGAGCTGACCGTGCGGCAGAACCTGGAATTGCACGCCAAGCTGTTCCACTTGCCTGATGCCGAAATTCCCGCTCGCGTCGCCGAAGTGGCCGAGCGTTTCCTGCTGACGACGGTCATGGACGCCCTACCGGACGCACTGCCGCTGGGGCTACGCCAGCGTTTGTCCTTGGCGGTGGCGGTCATCCATAAGCCGGACCTCCTGATCCTGGACGAGCCGACCTCGGGCGTCGATCCGATCGCGCGTGACATGTTTTGGCAGCTGATGATCGATCTCGCACGCCGTGACCGCGTCACCATTTTCATCTCAACCCACTTTATGAACGAGGCCGAGCGCTGCGACCGCGTATCGCTGATGCACGCGGGCAAAGTGCTGGCCAGCGACGCACCTGCCGTGCTCGTCGAACGCAGCGGGCGCGCCACGCTGGAGGAGGCGTTCATCGATTATCTGAAACGAGCGAGCGGGGATGACGACCCGCCGGCCGCGCCGCTGCCGCCTCCCGCACCCCGGAACGCCGCTCCGGCACACACGGCTGCCGCCCGTTTCAGCCCGTTGCGCTTATTCAGCTATAGCTGGCGCGAAATGCTGGAATTGCGCCGCGATCCGCTGCGCGGGGCGATTTCGCTGTTCGGCACCGTGCTCCTGATGTTCATCATGGGCTACGGTATCAGCATGGACGTGGAGGACCTGAACTTTGCCGTGCTGGATCGCGATCAGACGACGCTCAGTAGCAATTACATACTCAACCTCGCCGGCTCGCGTTATTTCATCGAGCGGCCGCCGATCGCCGATTATGACGAACTCGACCGGCGCATGCGCAGCGGCGAACTGAGCCTGGCCCTGGAAATTCCGCCCAATTTCGCCCGCGACGTGGCGCGCGGCGATACCGTCAGAATCGGTACCTGGATCGACGGTGCCATGCCCTCACGTGCCGAAAACGTGCACGGCTATGTACAGGCCATGCACCAGGGCTGGCTGATGGAGCAGGCACGCCTCCGCGATACGGGTCGACTGCCGCCCGGTTTGATCTCGATCGAAGCGCGCTATCGCTATAACCCGGACGTCAAGAGTCTGCCGGCCATGGTTCCGGCAGTGATTCCGATCTTGCTGATGCTGATCCCGGCCATGCTTACCGCCCTCAGCGTGGTGCGCGAAAAAGAACTCGGCTCCATACTCAATTTGTACGTCACGCCGGTGACCAAGTTGGAGTTTTTGGTCGGCAAGCAACTGCCGTACATCGCCATGGCCATGGTCAACTTTCTTTTACTGTGCGTCTTGGCCGTTTACGTTTTCGATGTACCGCTCAAAGGCGACTTTCTGCTCCTTACCGTGGGCGCGCTGTTCTACGTGACGGCGGCCACCGGGCTCGGTCTTCTGATCTCGGCTTTTACCCGCACTCAGATCGCTGCCATTTTCGCCACCACCATCGCTACGATCATTCCGGCCTCGCAATTTTCCGGCATGCTCGATCCCGTGTCGTCGCTGACAGGCGGGGCTCGCCTGATCGGTGAGGTCTATCCCACCACCTATTTCCTAATCATCAGCCGCGGCACGTTTTCCAAGGCCTTGGGTTTTGCCGATCTTGGTTTCTCTCTGCTGCCGCTCGCCTTGGCCATTCCGGTGATCCTGATCTTGAGCATCGCACTGCTGAAAAAACAGGAACGTTAG
- a CDS encoding ABC transporter permease, which produces MRTLLNIFHLGIKELRGLGRDTLMLVLIVYSFSFQVYVAATGLPEAMHKAPIAIVDEDHSQLSTRIINAFYPPHFLPPAIIDYQAMDPGMDAGLYTFVLDIPPNFQRDVLAGRQPAIQLNIDATRMSQAFIGNSYIQNIINGEVADFVEGQRTVATLPVELEVRMRFNPNLTSTWFGSVMQVINSVTMLSIILTGAALIREREHGTLEHLLVMPLTPFEIMMSKVWSMGLVVVVVATASVIFVVQRALGVPIEGSIVLFVLGTALHLFATTSMGIFLGTVARSMPQMGLLMIIVLLPLQMLSGSTTPRESMPQLVQTIMLAAPTTHFVALAQAILYRGAGFGIVWPQFLALLGIGGVFFALALARFRRAIGSMA; this is translated from the coding sequence ATGCGCACTCTGCTCAACATCTTTCATCTCGGAATCAAGGAGCTGCGGGGGCTCGGACGAGACACCCTGATGCTGGTGCTGATCGTGTATTCCTTCTCGTTCCAGGTGTATGTCGCCGCGACGGGACTTCCCGAGGCGATGCACAAGGCGCCCATCGCGATCGTCGACGAAGACCATTCGCAATTGTCGACCCGTATCATCAACGCCTTTTACCCGCCTCATTTTCTGCCGCCCGCGATCATCGACTACCAGGCCATGGATCCGGGCATGGACGCGGGCCTCTACACCTTCGTCCTCGACATTCCACCCAATTTCCAGCGCGACGTGCTGGCGGGGCGCCAGCCGGCGATCCAGCTCAACATCGACGCCACGCGGATGTCACAGGCCTTCATCGGCAATAGTTATATCCAGAACATCATCAACGGCGAGGTTGCCGATTTCGTCGAAGGCCAGCGTACTGTCGCCACGCTGCCGGTCGAACTCGAAGTGCGCATGCGTTTCAATCCAAATCTGACCTCCACCTGGTTCGGCTCGGTGATGCAGGTCATCAACAGCGTCACCATGCTGTCCATCATCCTGACCGGCGCGGCCCTGATCCGAGAGCGCGAACACGGTACCCTCGAACATCTCCTGGTGATGCCGCTGACGCCTTTCGAAATCATGATGAGCAAGGTGTGGTCCATGGGGCTGGTCGTGGTCGTGGTGGCGACGGCTTCGGTCATTTTCGTGGTGCAGAGGGCGCTGGGCGTGCCGATCGAGGGTTCGATCGTGTTGTTCGTCTTGGGGACCGCGCTGCACTTGTTCGCTACGACCTCCATGGGCATTTTTCTCGGTACGGTGGCACGCTCAATGCCGCAGATGGGCTTGTTGATGATCATCGTCCTGCTGCCCTTGCAGATGCTCTCGGGCAGCACCACCCCTCGGGAAAGCATGCCGCAACTGGTGCAGACCATCATGCTGGCGGCGCCGACCACTCATTTCGTCGCGCTCGCCCAAGCCATTCTCTATCGCGGGGCAGGTTTCGGCATCGTCTGGCCGCAATTCCTTGCCTTGCTCGGGATCGGGGGTGTTTTCTTCGCCCTGGCTCTAGCTCGGTTCCGCCGAGCGATCGGCTCGATGGCGTGA
- a CDS encoding efflux transporter outer membrane subunit: protein MWAKVGCLAVVIGLVGCTVGPDYRKPVPVTPARWQAGKDQDADLTPIDPEGLKTWWKSFGDSVLDRLMDQALTGNLDLKLALARIDQARAQRRGTRAELFPSVDAMAGAQRTENPFPGLAPGIRYNLFELGFDALWEIDLFGRQRRRLEAATADLEAAKEEYAQSLVTLTSDLARAYIEYRSLQNQLRITRWNLETQRHTLKLTERLFEEGVGTRHDLVRARAQTETTAAQIPALEAELTAVLRQLEVLTGKRPGALKYELETPRAVPMAPGQAILASPAAVIRHRPDLRAAERRLASATAMQGAAIAELFPRISLSAFLGLRNTDVENLFKSAAFSYSAGASLLQPLVNFGRIRAGIDLADAQQREAYVAFERAVLEALREMETALTRYFKEEARRQTLARAVEDQRESVRLSQLRYQEGVISFLDVLEAQRALYLADMELARSEAKASTELIAVYKALGGGANAQLAQLETAKGKL from the coding sequence ATGTGGGCTAAGGTCGGTTGCCTGGCCGTGGTGATCGGCTTGGTCGGGTGCACCGTGGGACCGGATTACCGGAAGCCCGTGCCGGTGACTCCGGCTCGGTGGCAGGCCGGAAAAGATCAGGACGCTGATCTCACGCCTATCGATCCGGAAGGACTGAAGACCTGGTGGAAAAGTTTCGGTGATTCCGTGCTGGACCGCTTGATGGACCAGGCTTTGACAGGCAACCTGGATCTCAAGCTGGCGCTGGCCCGCATCGATCAGGCACGCGCCCAGCGCCGGGGCACCCGCGCCGAGTTGTTCCCGAGCGTCGACGCAATGGCGGGCGCGCAGCGCACTGAGAATCCGTTTCCGGGACTCGCACCCGGCATCCGCTACAATCTGTTCGAACTCGGATTCGACGCGCTATGGGAAATCGATCTGTTCGGACGTCAACGGCGGCGATTGGAAGCGGCGACCGCCGATCTGGAAGCGGCGAAGGAGGAATACGCTCAATCGCTGGTGACGCTGACCTCGGACCTCGCGCGCGCCTACATCGAATATCGCAGTCTTCAGAACCAGTTGCGTATCACGCGCTGGAACCTGGAGACGCAAAGACACACGCTGAAACTGACCGAGCGGCTGTTCGAGGAAGGGGTCGGCACCCGCCACGATCTGGTGCGGGCGCGCGCTCAAACCGAGACCACGGCGGCCCAGATTCCCGCGCTGGAGGCGGAACTGACGGCCGTTTTGCGTCAATTGGAAGTTCTGACGGGCAAGCGCCCCGGCGCTCTGAAATACGAGCTTGAGACACCTCGCGCTGTGCCCATGGCGCCTGGGCAGGCGATCCTGGCCTCGCCGGCGGCAGTCATTCGCCATCGCCCGGATCTTCGCGCCGCCGAACGCCGGCTCGCCTCTGCCACCGCCATGCAGGGTGCCGCGATCGCCGAGCTGTTCCCGAGGATATCCTTGTCCGCTTTTTTAGGCTTGCGCAATACCGATGTCGAGAATCTGTTCAAATCGGCTGCTTTTTCCTACAGCGCGGGCGCCAGTCTGTTGCAGCCGCTGGTGAATTTTGGCCGTATCCGCGCCGGTATCGATCTGGCCGATGCCCAGCAGAGGGAAGCCTACGTGGCTTTCGAAAGGGCCGTGCTGGAAGCGCTTCGGGAAATGGAAACCGCGTTGACCCGCTACTTCAAAGAAGAGGCACGGAGGCAGACCCTGGCCCGTGCGGTGGAGGATCAGCGGGAATCCGTTCGGCTCTCCCAGCTACGCTATCAGGAAGGCGTCATTTCCTTTCTGGACGTCTTGGAAGCCCAGCGCGCGCTGTATCTCGCCGATATGGAGCTGGCCCGATCCGAGGCGAAAGCGTCCACGGAGCTGATTGCCGTGTACAAGGCCTTAGGTGGCGGCGCGAACGCGCAGCTGGCGCAGCTCGAGACGGCAAAGGGGAAACTATGA
- a CDS encoding HlyD family secretion protein translates to MSGRGKWGLSLIGVAIVAVALWWSLRPSGLPKGIAAGNGRIEATEIDIATKMPGRVVEILKREGDFVEAGEVLARMDTEVLRAQLAEAQAQVRQAENAYRTAQSVVVQRSNELSAAEAVVAQRRAELDAAEKRLRRSLALVGEGAASRQQLDDERAQMLSARAAVSAAQAQVAAARAAIEAAKSQVVEAQSVIAAAEATVARLQADIDDAELRAPRAGRVQYRVAEPGEVLSAGGRVLNMVDLSDVYMTFFLPTEAAGRVAIGSEVRLVLDAVPNYVIPARATFVSSVAQFTPKTVETESERLKLMFRVRAHIDQDLLKRHLEQVKTGLPGMAYVKIDPNAEWPSELEIRVPP, encoded by the coding sequence ATGAGCGGACGGGGCAAATGGGGTTTGAGTTTGATCGGCGTCGCCATTGTCGCCGTCGCGTTATGGTGGAGTTTGCGTCCTTCCGGGCTGCCCAAGGGCATCGCGGCCGGCAATGGGCGCATTGAAGCCACCGAAATCGATATCGCCACCAAGATGCCGGGTCGCGTCGTCGAAATCCTGAAGCGCGAGGGTGATTTCGTGGAAGCCGGCGAAGTGCTCGCGCGGATGGACACCGAGGTGTTGCGTGCACAATTGGCGGAAGCTCAGGCTCAGGTTCGCCAGGCCGAGAACGCCTACCGGACGGCGCAATCGGTCGTGGTTCAGCGCAGCAACGAATTGTCCGCCGCCGAAGCCGTCGTCGCTCAACGCCGTGCCGAACTCGACGCTGCCGAGAAGCGTCTGCGGCGCTCGCTGGCACTGGTAGGGGAGGGCGCTGCTTCACGCCAGCAGCTTGACGACGAACGCGCCCAAATGCTGAGCGCCAGGGCGGCGGTCAGCGCGGCACAGGCGCAGGTCGCGGCAGCACGGGCCGCGATCGAGGCGGCCAAATCGCAGGTGGTGGAGGCGCAATCGGTGATCGCCGCGGCCGAGGCGACGGTTGCTCGCTTGCAAGCCGATATCGACGATGCAGAACTCCGGGCACCGCGAGCCGGCAGGGTACAGTACCGGGTGGCGGAACCCGGCGAAGTCCTTAGCGCCGGCGGGCGCGTGCTCAACATGGTGGATCTTTCCGATGTCTATATGACGTTCTTCCTGCCGACCGAGGCGGCCGGCCGGGTCGCCATCGGGAGCGAAGTCCGTCTGGTACTCGACGCGGTGCCGAACTATGTGATCCCGGCCAGAGCCACTTTTGTCTCCAGCGTCGCCCAATTCACCCCGAAAACGGTGGAAACCGAGAGCGAGCGTCTGAAACTGATGTTTCGGGTGCGCGCGCATATCGATCAGGACCTTTTGAAGCGGCATCTGGAACAGGTTAAGACCGGTTTGCCCGGCATGGCTTACGTCAAGATCGACCCCAATGCCGAATGGCCCTCGGAACTCGAGATCAGAGTACCGCCATGA
- a CDS encoding glycosyltransferase family 4 protein, whose protein sequence is MRILVISDAWHPQINGVVTTLTNTRRALENSGHTVEIITPDRFRTWPCPGYPAVRLAFLCGPCLRPLIEAFRPDAIHIVTEGPVGFAARRYCREKGYAYTTSYHSHFHEYLKLRAGIPLSVSWTYLRWFHCRSHRIMVATDSLEQELASKGFRRLVRWSRGVDTELFRPWGKTFLDDQRPIFLYAGRVAVEKNVEDFLRLDLPGTRYVVGDGPQRRELETKYPNVRFVGYQTGEALARHMAAAGVMVFPSRTDTFGLVMLEALACGVPVAAYPVRATRDVIIDGRVGILDNDLRQAALKALSLDPQECRQYAQQFSWEACSRQFVENLVPMRMRTD, encoded by the coding sequence TTGCGGATTCTCGTGATTAGCGATGCCTGGCATCCTCAGATCAACGGTGTCGTCACGACCTTGACCAACACCCGGCGCGCTCTGGAAAACTCGGGACACACGGTCGAGATCATCACGCCCGACCGGTTTCGAACCTGGCCGTGTCCGGGCTACCCGGCGGTGCGCCTGGCCTTCTTGTGCGGACCTTGCCTAAGACCTCTGATCGAAGCCTTTCGGCCGGATGCGATTCACATCGTGACCGAAGGGCCGGTCGGCTTCGCCGCCCGACGTTACTGCCGCGAGAAAGGCTACGCGTATACGACCTCATACCACAGCCATTTCCACGAATACTTGAAGCTCCGCGCCGGCATTCCCTTGAGCGTGAGCTGGACCTATCTGCGCTGGTTCCACTGCCGCAGCCACAGGATCATGGTCGCAACGGACTCGCTCGAGCAAGAACTGGCGTCCAAGGGTTTTCGCAGGCTGGTGCGCTGGTCGCGGGGTGTCGATACCGAACTTTTCCGGCCGTGGGGTAAAACGTTTCTCGATGATCAACGTCCGATTTTCTTGTACGCCGGGCGCGTCGCCGTCGAGAAGAACGTAGAGGACTTTCTCCGGCTCGATTTGCCTGGAACGCGATATGTCGTCGGCGACGGACCGCAACGAAGGGAGTTGGAAACCAAGTATCCAAACGTGCGTTTCGTGGGTTATCAAACGGGCGAGGCTCTGGCGCGCCACATGGCGGCGGCGGGCGTGATGGTGTTTCCGAGCCGCACCGATACCTTTGGTTTGGTGATGTTGGAAGCTCTGGCCTGCGGCGTACCGGTCGCTGCCTATCCGGTGAGGGCGACACGAGACGTGATCATTGACGGGCGCGTGGGGATTCTGGACAACGATCTCCGCCAAGCCGCCCTAAAGGCCTTGTCGCTTGATCCCCAGGAGTGCCGGCAGTATGCACAGCAATTTTCCTGGGAAGCGTGTTCCAGGCAGTTCGTGGAAAATTTGGTTCCAATGAGAATGAGAACCGACTGA
- a CDS encoding alpha/beta fold hydrolase, translated as MKRALILVLSMLCGCAHQQFVTQPYPRWGQEIWLSRGDREPLLPMRVQMPPQPAAAPACLMIVHGMNEYIGRYGEIAAHFAKRFIVAGFDLYAHGLSNPTLLAADRAIAAGETSFDVGNAYLAQTGLRNLGPMRRDLDQALRQTIEICDRNAKPDLPIFIVSHSLGSLISASYLLEKTSTPDPRDRIRGIVFLGPAFAVTEVPGWRGYFQTPVVKLSFYAEEHFLRSHGEPLPLLIANQALSLVTVPVLDGLFEVLSWPGLRRVFSPTTPSWVPEYLSDSEEERARHRADGYIIRRSILRYVKGVEAEIVRFRRDMAEFATPYFLVYSVGDPITPAWGNHDFAAKTLDKHRDNQVLPLVDKVHHEHLFSAPPLRDELLGKIERWLDRRLRSLHEVAAERAKER; from the coding sequence GTGAAACGGGCCCTGATCCTGGTCTTGTCCATGTTGTGTGGTTGCGCTCATCAACAGTTCGTCACCCAGCCCTATCCCCGATGGGGACAGGAGATCTGGTTATCCCGAGGCGACCGCGAACCCTTGTTGCCGATGCGCGTCCAGATGCCGCCGCAACCTGCCGCCGCCCCGGCCTGCCTCATGATCGTCCATGGCATGAACGAATATATCGGCCGCTATGGCGAAATCGCAGCTCATTTCGCGAAACGTTTCATCGTCGCGGGTTTCGATTTGTACGCGCACGGCCTATCCAATCCCACCCTGCTGGCAGCCGATCGCGCCATCGCTGCCGGCGAGACCTCGTTCGATGTCGGCAACGCCTATCTAGCACAGACCGGTTTGCGCAACTTGGGGCCGATGCGGCGGGATTTGGATCAGGCGCTACGGCAAACGATCGAGATCTGCGACCGGAACGCAAAACCCGACCTTCCGATATTCATCGTTTCGCACAGCCTGGGCTCCTTGATTTCCGCATCTTATCTGCTCGAAAAAACTTCAACACCCGACCCACGGGACCGAATACGGGGTATCGTGTTCTTGGGCCCGGCATTCGCAGTGACCGAGGTTCCGGGTTGGCGCGGCTATTTCCAAACGCCCGTCGTGAAACTGTCGTTTTATGCCGAGGAACATTTTCTTCGCTCCCATGGGGAGCCGCTTCCGCTGCTGATCGCCAATCAAGCGCTGTCGCTGGTGACGGTTCCCGTGCTCGACGGACTGTTCGAGGTGCTGTCCTGGCCGGGATTACGGCGCGTTTTTTCGCCCACGACGCCGAGCTGGGTGCCGGAGTACCTGAGCGACTCGGAGGAGGAGAGGGCACGTCACCGGGCCGACGGTTATATCATCCGCCGCAGCATCCTGCGCTACGTCAAGGGCGTCGAGGCCGAGATCGTTCGCTTCAGGAGGGACATGGCGGAATTTGCGACGCCGTATTTCCTCGTTTACTCCGTCGGGGATCCGATCACCCCGGCCTGGGGCAACCACGATTTTGCCGCCAAAACCCTCGACAAGCATCGGGACAATCAAGTCCTGCCGCTCGTCGACAAGGTTCACCACGAGCATCTGTTCTCCGCCCCGCCTTTGCGTGACGAACTGCTCGGAAAGATCGAGCGATGGCTGGACCGCCGTCTGAGATCTTTGCACGAAGTCGCGGCGGAGCGAGCAAAGGAGCGATGA
- a CDS encoding MFS transporter yields MDRPPLSQKLMLYYAAPHLTHAVATLPVALFVPAFYADDLGLPLAGVGLAIAASRATDMVTDPLVGILSDRFKTSWGRRKPWIALGTPLLMLSAWMVFAPAGQVSLLYLFVWASLLFLGFTLVDLPHKAWGAELSTDYTERTHVAAWREGSGALGQILFLVVLSAMDFLGYVDNREQLRVIALIIVFSLPPLVTLALVKVPEFPSEELAGERHEGWAGLRLVLHNWAFVRTLVTLLLLGTAVLIQATLHRLVLTHVVGRPEIFATMILAENLISLAMVPVWMNIANRIGKHRAICLAALWIGVSSLGFPWVDRGDTGFYATLIVLRGSSLASLFMLANSIAADVVDHDIVASGRQRTGLFFAVWGIAIKLAVALGVLLGTALPAAFGFEPSAPAQDPDAKKWLLIIYGWLPCLIIASGLPLMWNFPIDRVRQRALREQIAARRTGVFRSDADGAA; encoded by the coding sequence ATGGATAGACCGCCGCTTTCTCAAAAGCTCATGCTGTACTACGCGGCGCCGCACCTCACACATGCGGTAGCGACCTTGCCGGTAGCCTTGTTCGTCCCGGCTTTCTATGCCGACGACCTAGGCTTGCCGCTCGCTGGTGTAGGCTTGGCGATCGCCGCGTCGCGGGCGACGGACATGGTGACCGATCCGCTGGTCGGCATTCTGAGCGACCGCTTCAAGACATCCTGGGGCCGCCGCAAGCCCTGGATCGCTCTCGGAACACCGCTCCTGATGCTGTCCGCCTGGATGGTCTTCGCACCGGCCGGACAGGTTTCGTTGCTCTACCTGTTCGTCTGGGCGAGCCTGCTCTTTCTCGGCTTCACCCTGGTGGATTTGCCGCACAAAGCCTGGGGAGCCGAACTTTCCACGGACTACACCGAGCGTACGCACGTGGCCGCTTGGCGCGAGGGATCGGGCGCCCTGGGGCAGATCCTGTTCCTGGTCGTGCTTTCAGCCATGGATTTTCTTGGCTATGTGGATAACCGGGAACAACTCCGGGTTATCGCCCTGATCATCGTTTTCAGCTTGCCGCCGCTGGTGACCTTGGCCCTGGTCAAGGTGCCGGAATTTCCCTCCGAGGAACTGGCGGGCGAGCGCCACGAGGGCTGGGCCGGGCTCCGGCTGGTACTGCACAATTGGGCTTTCGTGCGGACCCTGGTCACTTTGCTGCTTCTGGGCACGGCCGTACTGATTCAAGCCACGCTCCACAGACTGGTACTGACTCATGTGGTCGGACGCCCCGAGATCTTCGCCACGATGATTCTCGCCGAGAATCTCATTTCCCTCGCCATGGTGCCGGTGTGGATGAATATCGCGAATCGCATCGGCAAGCATCGGGCGATTTGTCTGGCGGCGCTCTGGATCGGCGTGTCCAGCCTGGGATTTCCCTGGGTGGATCGGGGCGACACCGGCTTCTACGCGACACTGATCGTCTTGCGGGGTTCGAGCCTCGCTTCGCTGTTCATGCTGGCGAATTCGATCGCGGCCGACGTGGTGGATCACGACATCGTCGCATCCGGCCGGCAGCGCACGGGACTCTTCTTCGCGGTGTGGGGCATCGCCATCAAACTGGCCGTCGCCCTGGGCGTTCTCTTGGGCACCGCCCTGCCCGCCGCCTTCGGTTTCGAGCCGTCCGCCCCGGCTCAGGACCCGGACGCGAAAAAATGGCTGTTGATCATCTACGGCTGGCTGCCCTGCCTCATCATCGCATCGGGGCTCCCGCTCATGTGGAATTTTCCGATCGATCGCGTTCGGCAGCGCGCACTCCGGGAACAAATCGCTGCGCGGCGGACCGGCGTTTTCAGGTCTGATGCAGATGGGGCGGCATAA